The genomic stretch AGCGAGCGCGGGCGATTCTGATAGAGCAACTCGCCGCAGCGGCAGCAGTGGGCGGCGTCGCCCTCGTGGAGGCGTGGGGCCTCCTGCAGCGCGTCGCAGAAGTGGCACGCCACGCGGATCGGTCCCTCCTCAAGGCGGGGCCAGGAAAGTCCGGGTAGGTGGCGTTTCATTGAGATGGTGGATGGAAGATCGGAGATGGCAGATGGGCGAAGAAATCACCAATCAACAATCCTCCAATCACCAATCGAAGTGTTTGGAAGAATGAGATTGGCTGTCGCCTTGATCGGAGCGCATCGAAGGACGGCAAGTCTTCCCGGGGAGTTCTGCATTTGGCGTCAGCGGTCCGTTTTCTTCAGGCAGTCTGATTGGTGATTGGAAGATTGGTGATTGATGATTCGGACTCAGAGAGGCCGCGCGTAGGTGCCGCAGCGATTGAGCCAACCTTCCTTCCAGCGGGCCTCGCCGCGGGCAGGGGGGGAGTTTTCGATGCGGCGGGTGAGCATGCGCTTGGCGCTGGCGGAGAATTCGGAGGCGGCGGGTTGTCCAGCCGGGACATCCTTCATGCTGCCGAGCACTTGGAGCAGGCCCCAGCCCTTGCCATTGTAGCGTTCACTGGCTTGGGTGCCGTCTCCCTTGAAATTCACGTAGTCGATCAGCGCGTAGGTGCCATTGGCGGTGCTGGCGACCTTGTTGTAGTTGGCTTGGAGCCGGGGCCGGTCACTGGCCGGAGCGGCGGCGAGGACCTTCGGCAGCGCGGCACGGGAGCGGGCGATGATGAACTCGGTCTGCAGCGGCACCGTATTCGCAAGCCACTGGCGGAGCTGATCGAGCTGCGGGCCGCGGAACTCGGCCTTGTTTTTCCATGGGGAGTGGCGCTGTTGCGCGACTGCCGGGGGATTCGCACCCTGTTGGCGGGCGAAGGCGACGAACTGCGGCCAGCTTTCCTCGAAGCGGCCGTTGAAGCCTGCCGGATACCAGATGAAGTGGCCGATTCCCAGCGACGGGAATTCCTCGCCGGCATTCCAAGCGGTCAGTCCGGCGACGGTGCCACCGGACTCGTTTTGCCAGATTTTCTTCCCGATCGCCGCCTTTTGGGCCCCGGTCAAGTTGGTGGACGCGGGCGCGGCGGCCGAGGCAGTGCCGGGCATCGAGACCGGTCCGCAGGCGGCCACGGCGAGCACGAGGGGGAAGAGGAGGCGGAATGGTTGCACGGGGCTGTATTTCCGCGAGTTTCGCCGATATCGCAAGCAGAGTATGGGTGGCAGGCATTGGAACGCCAAGGTCCAGGAGGAGCGCGGAATTTCTCCCGCGTCACTGGTCCTGCGTCCAACCGTCCAAGCGGGACAAATCCCGCGCTCCCAGTGCTGGCTCAGGCCGCATCGAGTGCGGTCAGCAAATGCGGCCGCACTTCCTCGTTCTTCATGAACGCCGGGAAGAGGTGGCTGCCGGGCCCGTAAGCGCAGAATTCCACCAGCTCGCCAGTGTGATTTCCGCTGGTCCAAGCGATTCCATGGCGCTTGGCGAAAAGTTTGGCCAGTTCGCCGCTCTTCATGCCCTGCGCTTGTTTGAGTTCCTCCTTGTCCAATTCAATGCCGGTCCGGTCGCGGAGGTAATCGCCGAGTTTCGGCCCGCTGAGGCCGCCGCTGGAATTGCCCATCCACTCGAAGGAGCGCTTGAATTTGGCGATCTTCTCGAAGGCGGAGGTGGTGCCGTTGTAGATCCCGGGGGCCATACCTTGGTTCGGGTTGGCGTTCATGCCATTGAGCTGGATGCCGCCGCAGCCGTGGTCGGTCGTGATGATCACCAGCACATCCTCGTGGGCCGTGGCATAGGCCAGCATCGCGCCGATCGCGTCGTCGAAGGCAAGCTGCTCGCGGATGCTGCCCGCGGCGTCGTTCGCATGGCCGCAGTGGTCGATGCGTGCGCCTTCCACCATGAGGAACCAGCGGTCTTTCGCCACGGCGTCGAGACGCTTCACGGCGAGGTCCGACATTTCCGCCAAGGTCGGCACAGTTTCCTGGAGGTCCGGCTTTGACTCGCGGTCGATCGCCAGCGGGACGTAGCCGGAGGAGAAGAGTCCGAGCACCGGCTTTTTTGCATCCGGCTTCGCGGCGAGGAGTTCCTGGCGGTTCTTCAACAGGTCGTAGCCGCTGTCGGCGAATTTCTTGAGCAGGTCGTCCGGGAAGAACTTCTGCCCGCCGCCGAGCAGGACCTCGACGCCGCGTTCCTGATATTGGAGAGCGATCTGGGATTCATCGCCACGGCTGTTCACGTTGGCGGCGAAACCGGCCGGCGTAGCGTGGGTGATCGTGGCGGTCGAAACCAGGCCCAGCGGGATGTCTTTCTTCTTCAGCAGGGATTGGATCGCCTCGACGTCGCGTCCGGAAGCGGCGTCCACGTTGATGGCGCCGTTGTTGACGCGCTTGCCTCCGCCCCAGGCGCTGGCGGCGGCGGCGGAGTCGGTCACCAGGCTATTGGCGGAAAAGGTCTCCATCAGCGCCCGCACCACCGGCATCTCGCGGTACATCTTGACCCAGTTCGTGGTCTTTCCCTCGAACAGCGAGCGGCTGTGCTGGGCCAGCGAGAGCGCACCGTGGTTCATCCCATCGCTCACCATGAAGATGATCTTCTTCGGCAGGCCGCGATTGTCGGCGGAGCGGCGGGTTTCCTGGGCGAGCAGCGGGGCGCTGGCGCCGCCGAACACCGCCGAGGTGATGGTGGCGGCCTTGAGGAAGTCGCGGCGCGAGGTGGAGGTGGGTTTCATGTGGCGAGTGCTTGGCCCGGGAATACGTCCGGAGGCGGCGGGTTTCCATGCGAAAAAACGAGTTGGAATTGTCGTCTTGCACGGGGGAGAGGCTGGCGGAAGGCTCCCGACGTCATGGACAAGACCGAATTGATCAACGCGCTCAAGGTGACCCCGAAGGACGTGGTGAAGCTTTTCATCACCGCATTCGTCATTTTGGTGGTCACCAAGGTCCAACTGGTGAACGACCGGCTTTCCGCGCTGCTGATAGCGCTGCCCTTCACCTCGCTGGTGGCGATGGTCTGGATGCAGGCGGAAAATCAAGGCTCCCAGCGGATCGCGAATCACTCCGAGGGGACCTTTTGGTTTGTGCTGCCGACATTGCCGATGTTCCTGATCCTCCCGTGGATGCTTCGGCACGGCTGGGGCTTCTGGGCGGCGCTGGGGGTGAACTGCCTTCTGACCACCGGGTTTTTCTGGCTCACGGTGGTGATTTTGCGGCGCTTCGGGCTCAATCTGATGTGAATTCCCCGAGATTCCGATTTTGCCCTTGCCATCGCGGGGATGATTTGGTCTCTCCCGCCTTCCGGCCGTCCATGGCCGGTGCGGAATACACGACCCGGCATGTCTCAAGAGAATATCGTCCCCTTCGAGCAGCCGAAGTCCAATTCCCGGTTTCCAGGAACACCCATGAAAAGCGATCTTGTCGAGAAGGCGTCCGAGATTATCAGTGATCCGCTGGTCCTTATCAACATGGTCTCGAAGCGTGTCCGCCAGTTGAACAGCGGCCGTTCGCCGCTGATTCCAACTCGCCCGAGCATGGGCGCGGCTGACATCGCATTGACCGAAATCATCGAAGGTAAGATCAGGGTCGTCGTCGTCGATCCGGCGAAGGCGGAGTCCTGAGTGATCGAGCTAATCCGCGCCCGGAGTTGGCGTGAACATCTGTGAGTGCGGAAATTTCCAGCAACCGCAAGGCACGCCGGGATTTCAATATCTCGGACACCTACGAGGCGGGCCTTGAGCTGAAAGGCACGGAGGTCAAATCCATCCGTGCCGGGAAGGTCAACATTTCCGATGCCTTCGCGCGTGTCGAGAAGGGCCAACTCTTTCTCTACGGCTGCGACATCCAGCCGTGGGAGACTGCGGCCACGTGGTTCCAGCACGAATCCCGTCGCCCGCGGCGGCTGCTGGTGCACAAGAAGGAGATCCTCAAGCTCGACGCGGTCACCGCGATCAAGGGGGCCTCGCTGCCGTGCCTGAAGATGTATTGGAAGAACGGCAAGGTGAAGGTCGAGATCGGCGTCGGCAAAGGCAAGACACACTCCGACCAGCGGCAGGATCTGAAGGAGCGGGTCGAGTTGCGCGAGGCACAGCGCGAGGTCGCGAGATTCAACCGGCAGTAAGGAAGCGTCGTCTGGGGAGCGCTGCGACGGGAAAGGCGGATCGAAGCCAGCGGCGGTGCTGCGGATATGCACAATTGTCGCGAGACTTCAACGGGGTCGGCTCCCGACTGCTAATTCCACCTCACTCCCTACGGTTACGCCTTCACGCGTCGTGTCCTTTAGACGTAAACTAACATATTCCGCATCCGCTTTCGATTTGCCTTGACTTCGTTGATGATCAAGGATTTTTAAGGATGTTTATCTCCCGTAGTTGTTTCGTCAGGCTGCTCCCTTGCTTGATTCCTCATTTCCGACTTCCAACATTGTTAGAGGAAGCCCCTGGCGCGATCCCGGAGCGAAAGTCATTCCACCTGTTCCATGTCCTCCCCCACATCCGAGACACTCATCGAGATTACATTTCCGGACCGTTCGGTCTCCCGCTATCCTCTTGGCCGGGTGAAGGAATTGTTGCAGGCCGAGAAGATTGGCAGAGGCTGGCCCGCTCGCATCGCAGGTACCGGGGAGTGGATAGACCTCGACAGCCTCGTCAGCAGTGAGGACGCCCGCATCCGCCCGGCGGATCGCCCGGAAGTTTCGACTCAAGCCGCCCCGTCACATGCCATATCCCATGCCGTGGGCAAGGTGTCACCCTCGCCAGCCCTGGCGTCCTTCCCGTCCTTTGGCGCGGACGAGACTGTCATTGCCAGCATCGGTCAGCATGCCTTGGTCGGCTTCGTGAAGGGCGAAGGCATCGCCTCCACCCAGGTGGTGCTCACCGCACGAAGGATCTACGTCAGGGGCCGATCCTTCACCCGCACGGTCAGCGAGCAGTTGAGAATGATTGGTGACCTTACCTCGATCTGCAGCCTCTCGCTTCACAATTATAGCAATTGGCCGAAGCTTGTCTTCGGTGTCCTGTTGTTCTTAACTTCAGTGGCTGCTGGCACCAGCGGAGGGGGCATGACGGAGCAGATCGTGGGCGGTGTCACCTTCTTCGTTGGCACTTGGTTGATCATCTCTTTCTTCATCACCCGCCGCCGCTACCTCCGCATTAACATGGGCGGGGAGCCCTACGATGTCAGCATGGAGGGTGTGGATGACGAGCAGGTTCTCTCCTTTATCGACACCTCCATGGCTTACCTGAGCCACGGTGTCTCCGCGGATTCAACTACCGCACCATAAACCTCACGGTCATGAACGACGATGCTCCCCAGCGAACCGTCACGCTTGCCGAAGCGATCGGTGCCTCTTCTGATGCCTGGCTGCGGGTCGGCTTCCCAGGCGGCAGCATCCTCCGCCACGATGATAACGCTGACACCGACAAATGGGTGGAGACTGGCTGGCGTATCAATGTCGTCACCAGTGAGCTCGAAGTCTTGTGCAACGGCGTCTTTGAGCCCCGCGACCTCGTCTATGAAGAAGAATCGGGCATTCTCCGGCGTCCTGCCCTCGTGGTAAAGCCGGTCGAGCCCCACGTCGCGGCACTCACACCAGCATCCCGGCCGGCCCAATCCTCCGGCACCGTCGAGCCATCCACCCCGGTCGCCCAAGGGCTTCCCACCAGTCATGGCCGGGCCTCCGACCTCTGGAAGCGCACCCGCTCGGCCGACCCGCGGGATTTCCGCAGATGGGTTCGCAAGCGTTCCTCCATCCTGCTGCTTGTCTCCTGGGTGCTGCTGGCCTTCTGCGCTGGTGCTCTCGTTTCCACACCGCCGTGGCACCCCGTCCACCTCATCGGCAAGTGGGTCGTGTGGTTGCTCGTCATTCCCATTTCTTATTTGCTGTGGCGACGCAGCGGTCTCCATGCGGCCGCGATGATGGTGATCACCATCATGCTCGGCAGGAGTTACTACCTCTATCAGGCCATGGGTATCGTGAAGCCGCCCGAGATGAGTCATGCCGCCTCGGCTCACCCGGGCGAGTCGAGCCAAGACGGTAGGGTGGCGGCGGAACCAGTCCACGTCTCCGAGGCTCCTCCGCCACCACCGCTAGCATCTCAGCCAGACCGCCCGCCCTTCAGCCGTTCGCCTGATGGCAAGTTCACCGTTGAGATCTACGACGATGTCCAGCAGGGGCCACTGATACTTGTCACAGAGAACGGGGACCACTTGTTCGAGCAGCCTTCCATGGGCTACCTGCTGGATGCCCACTGGAGCCCGAACGGCAGATACCTCGCCTTGAATGAGCGCCGCGCCAATTCCGGCGACTATCTCTGGATCATGGACCTCCAGCGCCAGGACGTCCTGAAGAAGCCCGATGATGAGCTGTGGCGGCAGATGCAGGTCCACTGTAGTGATCTGCTCCAGCGTGAAGCGCGCAAGTCATGGGGAGCGGAGGTGGAGGGGGACAAGGACTGGGGCACGGCCGCGCACTGGGATGGCAGTGGGAATCTCATCGCCAAGGTCACCGTCCAGTTTTACGGCAAATCCATCCCTGCGGATCGCTCCGGCATCTTGGAAGCCCGGGTGAAACTTCGGATGGATCACCAGGGTGCCGCGCTCCAGCGCGGCAGCGCTATCATCTCGGAACCGATCGGTGGGAAATGGCTAAAGGAGGGCTACAAGGCCTATCACGAGAAGGGGGCTGACGCACTCACCGTCATCGCCTACGAGCCGGCTCGCTTTGGGGTAGTCCGGTCCCACGCCGCCCTCCATGAGCTTGATCTCAATGGCATTTCCATCGGAAGTGCGGATGCTGCGGATAGGGAAGGGGGCATCCGCATCGATCTGCCGCTCCGTGCCGGCAAACTCGCCAGCATGGAGTATTGGGAGCCGAGTCCGGAGAATTTCTCGTGGTCCACGCCGCCCTCCCGCGTCCGCCTCGATGAGCCCGGCCTGCATATCGTGGCTCGCGGTGGTAGTGAAGCGCGCGCATGGGTGGCCCTTTTGAAAAGCCTCGCTTCCCGTCCCGCAGCCCCGCCTGCGGCAACGATCCCATCGGGAGGGGCGCCAGTCGTGACCCCGGCAGCCGCCACTCCTCCCGCAGCATCGCCCACGGCCAATCCCTTCCCCGGAGAAAAGTATCCCCAGACCCGTCAGCGTCTCCTCACGTCCGCCGAGCTGAAGCAGTGGACCAACGGCGCAATCCGCTACGCCATCAATGAGATGTTCGCCCGGCATGGTGCCACGTTCGCCAAGGAGGAGATCGCTGGCGTCTTCCGGGCCTTCGCTTGGTACCGGCCGCGGGCAGAGATCCGCTTCGACATTATCGAGAAAGACCACTTCTCGGATATTGAGCGCGCCAACCTCAAGGAACTCGCACGTGCCCGCGACCTGACCGCCGAGAGTGGCTCCACCCCCGCCACTGCCAGCAACTATCGGGGCAGGGTGGGGAAGCTTGAAGCTCGCTTTACCTTGATCTGGGGCGCGGATGGCCAGGTCACCGGGGAATATTGGCATCCGGGTACCAATCCCGTGCGCAAGTTTCGTCTCGCCGGCACAAATACCACCGAGGGAAGCCTCACGCTCCAGGAATTCACTCGCGGGCAACTCACTGCCACCCTCCTGCTCACGAAGCGAGCCGACCGAGGCAAGGTGATATGGTCGGGCACCATGAACAACGTGGACGGCCGGAAGCTGGAAGTCCTGATGGAAAAGGCCGATGCGAATTGAGCAAAATAGCGACGCCCCCCCTTCGTCGTGGTGAGTTGATAGGTTCAGCGAGATTTCCCGAACCAGGCGCGGCCCACCTTGGCGCTTGGCTCCTCCGGCACGCTCTCTAACGTCCTGCCATGCGCCGGCTCCGTAATGACCTGCCCTACGCCTTCCGCCCGCCGAAGCCGCGGGCGTGGTTCCGGCCGCTGGGCCTGTTGGCAAACCGGCTCTACCTGCAGAGGAAATATGCGGTCAACCGGCTGGACGACTCGGGTTTCGACCGGGTGAAGGAGCTGTCCCGCGCCGGCCATGCCGTTCTCCTGGCTCCGAATCACGCCGATCATTCCGATCCGCATGTGGTGACCGAGCTGATTGCCCGCCACGACATGAAGTCGCACTTCATGGCTGCCCGCGAGGTCTTCGAGGTGAGCAAGCTTGGTGCCTTTGCCCTCGAAAGCATGGGCGTCTATTCGGTTGATCGCGATGGTCCCGACCTGTCCGCGATCAAGACCTCGATCACCTTGTTGGAGAAGAGCAGTGATCCGCTGGTGATCTATCCGGAAGGCGAGATCTATCACCACCACGAGCGGCTCGACCCGCTGCACGAAGGCGTCGCGTCGATCCTGCTGAAAGCCGCTGCCCGCATGAACGGCGGCAAGGAGGCCTTTCTCGTTCCCGTCGGCATCCGCTTCCATCACGACGCCGCAGTCGAAGCGACCTTCCGCGACCGGCTTTCGCGGTTAGAGGATCGGATCGGTTGGACCCCGCGGCCGGCGTTGTCGATCGACGAGCGCATCGTGCGGCTCGGCACCGGCTTGTTAGGTCTGAAGGAGATGGAACACACCGGGGAGAACGGACGCGGGCGCATTCAGGATCGCCTGACCTCGCTGTGTGACGCGCTGCTGTCCGCCGCCGAGGGCCGTCACGGCCGGGATCCGAAAAGCGTCACAGCTCCCGAGCGCGTGCGGGCCCAACGCTATCGGATCCGCAAGCGCCTGCTGGATGCCGAGAAGCCGCCGACCGCTGTCGAACGCGACGAGCTTCTCGATGACCTCGACCGCGTCTTCACCGCGCTCCAGGCACACAGCTACATCGGCGACTACTTCCTCGCCGAGCAGACGCTCGACCGCCGTGCCGAGACGATCATGAAGCTGGAGGAAGACCTGCTCGGTTTCCCGAACTACCCGACCCCGCGCACCGCTCGCGTGACCGCCGGTGAGCCGATCCCGGTTAGCAAGATGCTGGCAGCCGGCGAACTCTTTGCGAAAGGCGGCGCCACGCCCCTGACCGCCTTGTTAGAGGCACGCCTGGCTGCGCTGTTGGCTTGAGAATTCCGGGAATGTAGCGGCCTGCGACCGCCGGAAACTGGCGGCAGCAAGCCGCATCGCGAGATTCCCGAACCGTATATCCCGAATCGTATCCACAAGGATGCGGCCCGTGCCGCCGAAGTGCGGCGGTCATAGACACGCCGCTACACTGGATGGATCAGCCGTCCGAGGGACTGACCGAGAAGAAGAAGGTCGAGCCGATCTGAGGCTCGGACTCCACCCAGATCCGATGCCCGAGGCGCTGGATGACTTGGGCGCAGAAGGCCAGCCCGATGCCGGTTCCCACGGTTTTGTTCGCGCGGTCGCTGAAGAAGTAATCGAAGATCTTGTCGCGCTTGTCGGCTGGGATTCCCCGGCCATCGTCGCGAACGTAGATCACCGTGCCATTGGGTTCGTCGGCGCGGGCTCCGATCTCGATGCAGAGGTGCTTGGACTCCGAACGGGCGTGGGTAAGCGCGTTGCGCAGGAGGTTGCTGAGCAGATGCTGCATTTGCGACTTGGGTCCCCGGATCCTCGGGAGGGAAAGGATCTGGATCTTCGCACCCTCGGTGCGGCCGCTCATTTCGAGTTCCTCGACGACTTCACGGGCCATCGAGGCGAAGTCGATGTCCTCGATGGTCGAGTTCATCTCCGTCTCGGAGAACTCGAGCATGTCATTGGTGAACTTCGCGAGGTTTGTGAGCGAGGTGCTGGCAAGGCCGGCAAGCTGGGCGACGGCAGGGTCCTTCGCTTCACTGCGGCTCTCTAACAAGGACAGCGCCATGATGCCGGACTGGAGCTGGTTTTTCACCTCATGGGCGATGATGCCTGCGAAACGGCGGAGATCCTGATTGGAGCGCTCCAGCAGGATGTTCCGCTTGCGGACCAGCTCGAGGATGCCGGAGCGCACCTCGGTGGTGAGCAGCGCGGTCGAGTCGGGCCAAGGCAGCGATTGACCGCGGACGGTTTCTTGCCACGCGGCAAAACTGCTGCGGGGCGAAAGCGCGCCGCTGGCATCGCGGGATTTCGCCGCGGCCGGATCACCCGCCCACTTGATCCGCTGGATCGCCTCATCACGGAAGAGCACCAGCCACGCGTGCTCTCCCAAATGGATCGCCACCAAACCTGCGGCATGGGGGACGCTCCCGGCCAGCGAAGGGAAAAGCGTGGAAGCCTCGTGGGTGATCACGATTCCATCGTTGCGATATCTATCCAACTGCTGGCGCAGAGAGATCAGTTCGAGATCGTCCGGAGCAGAACCTTCGGCGCGGATTCCCTGCGACGACAAGACCGCA from Luteolibacter arcticus encodes the following:
- a CDS encoding alkaline phosphatase, with protein sequence MKPTSTSRRDFLKAATITSAVFGGASAPLLAQETRRSADNRGLPKKIIFMVSDGMNHGALSLAQHSRSLFEGKTTNWVKMYREMPVVRALMETFSANSLVTDSAAAASAWGGGKRVNNGAINVDAASGRDVEAIQSLLKKKDIPLGLVSTATITHATPAGFAANVNSRGDESQIALQYQERGVEVLLGGGQKFFPDDLLKKFADSGYDLLKNRQELLAAKPDAKKPVLGLFSSGYVPLAIDRESKPDLQETVPTLAEMSDLAVKRLDAVAKDRWFLMVEGARIDHCGHANDAAGSIREQLAFDDAIGAMLAYATAHEDVLVIITTDHGCGGIQLNGMNANPNQGMAPGIYNGTTSAFEKIAKFKRSFEWMGNSSGGLSGPKLGDYLRDRTGIELDKEELKQAQGMKSGELAKLFAKRHGIAWTSGNHTGELVEFCAYGPGSHLFPAFMKNEEVRPHLLTALDAA
- a CDS encoding DUF3147 family protein, encoding MDKTELINALKVTPKDVVKLFITAFVILVVTKVQLVNDRLSALLIALPFTSLVAMVWMQAENQGSQRIANHSEGTFWFVLPTLPMFLILPWMLRHGWGFWAALGVNCLLTTGFFWLTVVILRRFGLNLM
- a CDS encoding DNA-directed RNA polymerase subunit omega, whose amino-acid sequence is MKSDLVEKASEIISDPLVLINMVSKRVRQLNSGRSPLIPTRPSMGAADIALTEIIEGKIRVVVVDPAKAES
- the smpB gene encoding SsrA-binding protein SmpB produces the protein MSAEISSNRKARRDFNISDTYEAGLELKGTEVKSIRAGKVNISDAFARVEKGQLFLYGCDIQPWETAATWFQHESRRPRRLLVHKKEILKLDAVTAIKGASLPCLKMYWKNGKVKVEIGVGKGKTHSDQRQDLKERVELREAQREVARFNRQ
- a CDS encoding YARHG domain-containing protein, giving the protein MNDDAPQRTVTLAEAIGASSDAWLRVGFPGGSILRHDDNADTDKWVETGWRINVVTSELEVLCNGVFEPRDLVYEEESGILRRPALVVKPVEPHVAALTPASRPAQSSGTVEPSTPVAQGLPTSHGRASDLWKRTRSADPRDFRRWVRKRSSILLLVSWVLLAFCAGALVSTPPWHPVHLIGKWVVWLLVIPISYLLWRRSGLHAAAMMVITIMLGRSYYLYQAMGIVKPPEMSHAASAHPGESSQDGRVAAEPVHVSEAPPPPPLASQPDRPPFSRSPDGKFTVEIYDDVQQGPLILVTENGDHLFEQPSMGYLLDAHWSPNGRYLALNERRANSGDYLWIMDLQRQDVLKKPDDELWRQMQVHCSDLLQREARKSWGAEVEGDKDWGTAAHWDGSGNLIAKVTVQFYGKSIPADRSGILEARVKLRMDHQGAALQRGSAIISEPIGGKWLKEGYKAYHEKGADALTVIAYEPARFGVVRSHAALHELDLNGISIGSADAADREGGIRIDLPLRAGKLASMEYWEPSPENFSWSTPPSRVRLDEPGLHIVARGGSEARAWVALLKSLASRPAAPPAATIPSGGAPVVTPAAATPPAASPTANPFPGEKYPQTRQRLLTSAELKQWTNGAIRYAINEMFARHGATFAKEEIAGVFRAFAWYRPRAEIRFDIIEKDHFSDIERANLKELARARDLTAESGSTPATASNYRGRVGKLEARFTLIWGADGQVTGEYWHPGTNPVRKFRLAGTNTTEGSLTLQEFTRGQLTATLLLTKRADRGKVIWSGTMNNVDGRKLEVLMEKADAN
- a CDS encoding 1-acyl-sn-glycerol-3-phosphate acyltransferase; the encoded protein is MRRLRNDLPYAFRPPKPRAWFRPLGLLANRLYLQRKYAVNRLDDSGFDRVKELSRAGHAVLLAPNHADHSDPHVVTELIARHDMKSHFMAAREVFEVSKLGAFALESMGVYSVDRDGPDLSAIKTSITLLEKSSDPLVIYPEGEIYHHHERLDPLHEGVASILLKAAARMNGGKEAFLVPVGIRFHHDAAVEATFRDRLSRLEDRIGWTPRPALSIDERIVRLGTGLLGLKEMEHTGENGRGRIQDRLTSLCDALLSAAEGRHGRDPKSVTAPERVRAQRYRIRKRLLDAEKPPTAVERDELLDDLDRVFTALQAHSYIGDYFLAEQTLDRRAETIMKLEEDLLGFPNYPTPRTARVTAGEPIPVSKMLAAGELFAKGGATPLTALLEARLAALLA
- a CDS encoding ATP-binding protein; this encodes MSEPIHQAPSLDLDDCAREPIHIPGSVQPHGVLFVLATERLEILQVSGNTGFLIGREPADLVGTGFLQLVQADARDAVERLVRDAATTYVNPFLVPVAMGDEVKFFDGIVHILDTGETVVELERDPHSPRDVESTEGLDNYLQIVHRSLGELSGVCNARDIAAVMAREVKSFTGFDRVMIYRFAPDFHGEVIAEAKEPEMEPYLDLHYPASDIPPQARALYLRNPVRLLQDVHAVPVRLVPDTRGPLDMSRAVLRSMSPIHVQYLKNMGVDASLSISLVVDGKLWGLIACHHRTARFVSYAVRATASLYAIVLSAQLKAEQASLENLRMSSARRMALDLITGLKDYSDPVGSLGVTLPALRELFKADGAAVLSSQGIRAEGSAPDDLELISLRQQLDRYRNDGIVITHEASTLFPSLAGSVPHAAGLVAIHLGEHAWLVLFRDEAIQRIKWAGDPAAAKSRDASGALSPRSSFAAWQETVRGQSLPWPDSTALLTTEVRSGILELVRKRNILLERSNQDLRRFAGIIAHEVKNQLQSGIMALSLLESRSEAKDPAVAQLAGLASTSLTNLAKFTNDMLEFSETEMNSTIEDIDFASMAREVVEELEMSGRTEGAKIQILSLPRIRGPKSQMQHLLSNLLRNALTHARSESKHLCIEIGARADEPNGTVIYVRDDGRGIPADKRDKIFDYFFSDRANKTVGTGIGLAFCAQVIQRLGHRIWVESEPQIGSTFFFSVSPSDG